In Perca fluviatilis chromosome 3, GENO_Pfluv_1.0, whole genome shotgun sequence, the following proteins share a genomic window:
- the terb2 gene encoding telomere repeats-binding bouquet formation protein 2 encodes MFRNKSAWFSSSVRQACCNIWRLEGGTIAGWRTADYLFSEDATCPDTLRIFESKDYLWNKVVVFHSLFLSACEKRQSVKSVCIGHYVLPPASVQDEVRQVVGRLIWECDDELSVTQGFHKSFSCQTEDEYSEVSKSDSEPSDTDSESEAPLFAHYPVSNLLTGYVSMNNLQKYSVDLCDFRPGCFQCSNCKAHCCLPHT; translated from the exons ATGTTTAGGAATAAGTCTGCCTGGTTTTCAAGCAGTGTGCGACAGGCATGTTGCAACATTTGGA GATTGGAGGGTGGGACCATTGCTGGTTGGAGAACAGCAGATTACCTTTTCAGTGAGGATGCTACTTGCCCTGATACTCTGAG gatatttgagagcaaagattatCTTTGGAACAAGGTGGTGGTTTTTCACAGCTTGTTTCTGTCCGCGTGTGAGAAGCGCCAGAGTGTAAAGTCTGTGTGCATTGGTCATTATGTGCTGCCTCCAGCCTCAGTACAGGACG AGGTGAGACAAGTGGTTGGGAGGTTGATTTGGGAGTGTGACGATGAGCTGTCAGTGACTCAG GGTTTCCATAAGAGCTTTAGTTGCCAGACAGAAGATGAGTACAGTGAAGTCAGCAAAAGCGA TTCTGAACCATCTGACACAGACTCAGAAAGTGAAGCCCCTCTGTTTGCTCACTATCCAGTTAGTAACCTGCTCACAG GGTACGTCAGCATGAATAACCTTCAGAAATATTCAGTTGATCTGTGTGATTTCCGTCCCGGATGTTTTCAATGCTCC